In Candidatus Deferrimicrobiaceae bacterium, the genomic stretch CGATGCGCGTCATCCCCCAGGTGGAGACGAACAGGAACAGGAGCGCTCCGTAATAGGACGCCCACGGAGACGGGTTCTCCCAGGGAAGGGCCACGGGGATCCCCCCCTCGCCCCCCCAGGAGTAGGCGCCCCGGGGGGAGAAAAAGGTCTGGCCCAGCATCACCTCGTGGGCAAGCTCTCCCAGGGCGAGAGTAAGCAGCGCGATGAACGGTCCCTTGAGCCGGCCGGAGAACGTCCCGACGACGGCGGCGACGGCGGTGGAAAGAAGGAGCGCCGCGGCGCCCGCGGCGGCGAAAGGCCACCCGGCAAGGCTCGTGAGCAGCGCGCAGGAGTAGGTGGCCGTCCCGAAGAAGAGGGCGTGCCCCAGACAGATCTGCCCGGCCACCCCGCCGACGATATCCCACGAACCGACGTAGGCGGCCAGCAGGAAGCCGGAGACGAGGACATCGAGGAGGAACCGGTCCAGGCCCGCGAGGGGGAGGAGAAGGAGCATCCCCGCCCCCAGCGCCAGCGCTCCGATCGTTCTCCGCGGGAAAGGGGTCATTCCGGGGCCCCGTGCTCAGTAGTCCCGGCCGGGCGCCGTGGCGGAGAGCCCCGACGGGCGCAGGAGAAGCAGCAGGCAGATCCCCGCGAGGAGGCTGACGTAGGACCACTGGGGCGAGAGGAAGAACGCGAACGCGTTCGACCACAGCCCGAGCCCCACCGC encodes the following:
- a CDS encoding branched-chain amino acid ABC transporter permease, producing MTPFPRRTIGALALGAGMLLLLPLAGLDRFLLDVLVSGFLLAAYVGSWDIVGGVAGQICLGHALFFGTATYSCALLTSLAGWPFAAAGAAALLLSTAVAAVVGTFSGRLKGPFIALLTLALGELAHEVMLGQTFFSPRGAYSWGGEGGIPVALPWENPSPWASYYGALLFLFVSTWGMTRIARSKEGLLWSAIGGSELTARASGVDVARHKRRAFLVAGLLAGAAGVGFAAHVGRATAADFSLELSFQAATFAAIGGRGTIVGPVVAALLLHVLFQGAGIAPAARVLLYALALLLILRFFPAGVAGTLRERFRMRRMAPGGPSP